From Streptococcus hyointestinalis, a single genomic window includes:
- a CDS encoding DUF5677 domain-containing protein, with the protein MADKFESFITDTLNGVLEEHIKTLKTQEEVDEFFEKYEQADFSEAYKVIIEDISNQMVEDAKTIMHENSLFFRNEESEILARINQKWSNAFVASESMYMMVFEAVKEYSEFVNEMDNKEREKSIQTYTALKYIHGRGLQQFLEIITLMKNGFADGAYARWRSLYELNIIASFISKYGEKVAESYISSQNTEDRYEWARACGEFSSKKKFIRFDDIKNKASFPSDLWHQEYQLANEVVHPSSQGTFHRIGTISNEEVITVGHTDFGLTTPGEHSAITLAQLTGLFLRVYPSGDALLSASMINKWVDVVREYYFKTHDYIFPDEPKL; encoded by the coding sequence ATGGCTGATAAATTTGAAAGTTTTATAACTGACACTTTAAACGGAGTGCTTGAAGAACATATAAAAACATTAAAAACTCAAGAAGAAGTAGATGAGTTTTTTGAAAAATATGAGCAGGCTGATTTTTCTGAAGCCTATAAAGTCATAATAGAAGATATATCAAATCAAATGGTTGAAGATGCTAAGACTATAATGCACGAAAATTCCCTATTTTTCAGAAACGAAGAATCTGAAATTCTCGCGCGGATAAATCAAAAGTGGTCTAATGCATTTGTCGCATCAGAATCAATGTATATGATGGTGTTTGAAGCAGTAAAAGAATACTCTGAATTTGTTAATGAGATGGATAACAAAGAAAGAGAAAAATCCATACAGACATACACTGCCTTAAAGTATATTCATGGTAGAGGACTGCAGCAATTTTTAGAAATTATCACCTTAATGAAAAATGGCTTTGCTGATGGTGCTTATGCTAGATGGCGCTCACTCTATGAATTAAATATTATTGCATCATTTATTTCAAAATATGGTGAGAAAGTTGCAGAATCCTATATTTCATCCCAAAACACAGAAGATCGTTATGAATGGGCAAGAGCATGTGGAGAATTTAGTTCCAAAAAGAAGTTCATACGTTTCGATGACATAAAGAATAAAGCTAGTTTTCCATCAGATTTGTGGCATCAAGAATATCAACTTGCTAACGAAGTTGTACATCCTTCATCACAAGGTACTTTTCATAGAATCGGTACAATTAGTAATGAAGAAGTAATCACGGTTGGCCATACTGATTTTGGATTAACTACTCCTGGAGAACATTCGGCTATTACTCTAGCACAATTAACTGGATTATTTCTAAGAGTTTATCCATCAGGTGATGCTTTATTATCAGCTAGTATGATAAATAAGTGGGTTGATGTGGTGAGAGAATATTACTTCAAGACACATGACTATATTTTTCCTGATGAACCAAAATTGTAG